The Scatophagus argus isolate fScaArg1 chromosome 20, fScaArg1.pri, whole genome shotgun sequence genome window below encodes:
- the lrrtm4l1 gene encoding leucine rich repeat transmembrane neuronal 4 like 1, translating to MGSMFCDGRLTHLLFPLLLLLRAPLLLSFGERTCPNSCRCEGKTVHCDSAGFLDVPENVSAGCQGLSLRYNELHTLLPYQFAHLGQLLWIYLDHNQISAVDSRAFQGVRRLKELILSSNKITSLHNSTFHGIPNLRSLDLSYNKLEILQPGQFHGLRKLQNLHLRSNGLSNIPIRAFLECRSLEFLDLGYNRIKALTRTTFLGLQRLMELHLEHNQFSRINFFLFPRLANLRSLYLQWNRIRVVNQGLPWTWYTLQKLDLSGNEIQTLDPAVFHCLPNLQVLNLESNKLSNVTQEAVSAWISLTSISLAGNMWDCGTGICPLVAWLRNFRGSKDTTMICSSPKYLQGEKIMEATRSHGICEETDYVLTETPSPMSELISEATAEPTYAPTSGSPPVPPTSTFGPPPPYRPRPIPHPTFPGHMSKDPRDSVARTRPTLVPPAEMEHMTLHKVVVGSVALFFSMSLLLTIIYVLWRRYPGATRLLQQRSMVGRKRRKKSPEPEQNLSSQLQEYYMSYNPAATPEALEVLGNGTGSCTCTISGSRECENEYTCPRPLPGAWLGDLPTIH from the coding sequence GTTCAATGTTCTGTGATGGACGACTGACAcaccttctctttcctctcctcctcctcttgcgGGCTCCTCTGTTGCTCAGCTTTGGTGAGCGCACCTGCCCAAACAGCTGCCGTTGTGAGGGGAAAACTGTCCATTGTGATTCCGCTGGCTTCTTAGATGTCCCAGAAAATGTCTCAGCAGGCTGCCAAGGCCTCTCCTTGCGCTACAATGAACTGCATACCCTGTTACCATATCAATTTGCTCACCTTGGTCAGCTTCTCTGGATATACTTGGACCAcaatcagatttcagctgtTGACAGTCGAGCATTCCAGGGGGTACGCAGGCTTAAAGAATTAATACTGAGCTCTAATAAGATCACTTCCCTGCACAATTCAACATTCCATGGAATTCCCAATCTTCGCAGTCTGGACTTGTCCTATAACAAATTGGAAATCCTGCAGCCAGGTCAATTCCATGGCTTACGAAAACTACAAAACCTACACCTGCGCTCAAATGGTCTCTCCAACATCCCAATTCGAGCATTCCTGGAATGCCGAAGTTTGGAGTTTTTGGATTTGGGCTACAATCGAATCAAGGCCCTTACTCGCACTACCTTTCTGGGGCTACAGAGGTTGATGGAGTTGCATCTGGAACACAATCAGTTCTCACGGatcaacttttttctttttccacgcTTAGCCAACCTAAGATCACTCTATCTGCAGTGGAACCGCATCAGAGTGGTCAACCAGGGCCTTCCATGGACTTGGTATACACTGCAGAAACTTGATCTGTCTGGAAATGAAATCCAGACCCTGGACCCTGCTGTGTTCCACTGCTTGCCCAACCTTCAAGTTCTCAATCTGGAATCCAACAAACTGTCCAATGTAACTCAGGAGGCAGTGTCTGCATGGATCTCACTCACCTCCATCAGCTTAGCTGGGAACATGTGGGACTGCGGAACTGGCATATGCCCACTTGTGGCTTGGTTGAGAAATTTTCGGGGAAGTAAAGACACCACAATGATCTGCAGCAGCCCAAAGTATCTCCAGGGAGAAAAAATTATGGAGGCCACAAGGAGCCATGGTATTTGTGAGGAAACTGATTATGTTCTGACTGAAACACCCTCACCAATGTCTGAGTTAATTTCTGAAGCCACTGCTGAACCAACTTATGCCCCTACTAGTGGCTCTCCACCTGTCCCACCAACCAGCACCTTTGGTCCTCCCCCACCATATAGACCTCGACCTATTCCTCATCCTACATTTCCAGGGCATATGAGCAAAGACCCAAGAGACTCAGTTGCTCGTACGCGACCCACTCTTGTACCACCTGCAGAAATGGAGCACATGACTCTGCACAAAGTGGTGGTGGGCAGTGTGGCACTTTTCTTCAGCATGTCTCTACTCTTAACAATTATCTATGTGCTATGGCGGCGTTATCCAGGTGCAACCAGGTTGCTACAGCAGCGATCCATGGTGGGGCGGAAGCGTCGCAAAAAGAGTCCAGAGCCAGAGCAAAACCTGAGCTCCCAGCTGCAAGAATATTACATGAGCTACAACCCTGCTGCCACACCAGAGGCATTGGAGGTGCTAGGCAATGGCACTGGTTCCTGCACTTGCACAATTTCTGGCTCCAGGGAGTGTGAG